A segment of the Emys orbicularis isolate rEmyOrb1 chromosome 24, rEmyOrb1.hap1, whole genome shotgun sequence genome:
CCGGAATCTACACCCGGATCCCCCCCTACGTCGACTGGATCGAGAGAGTCATGGCTTCAGCTAACTGAAAGCGGACGGGTCGGCCCTGGATTGGAAGGGACCGGCTGCATGGCCCCCGCAGGGGCACACAGCAGACTCCACACTATTTCCCACGGGCAGAGCTAGCGGCTAGCATGGCAGAGAGCACTCAGACGCTGCAAACGTCAATGTAACCGGACATCGGGGGCTTAtagggctgccccccccccccgctttcagCTCGCCTCGCAATCAGATAAGCTCAGTGCAGCACTTCCCCACAAGCAGCATCCCGGAGAGGGGAGGAGACCCCCTGAGCCagctggacgactggctccttccACTAACACAACGGCTGCTCCTGGAAACCACCCGGCCCAGCTCTCCTGTCTGCAAAGAGACGTGTCTGGCCTGCCAAAGGGGTGGTTTgcaagggggtgggaaggggaagaggttGGTCACCCTACAGGGTGGGGCTCAAGGCAGGATTTCAGGTGGCATCTTGCCAACTCTGCCCTCCCCGGCGCAAGCCAGCTCCAGTGTGGCTGTTAACAGTGAGCACAAGTATTGCAATAAAAGGGAACTGATTGTAACTGCGGGTCACCAGAGTCCTTGGGGTTGCACAGATGTGACACACTGGGGGTCGAATTGGGGgggctcctggggggaggggaaagtgtaACAGGATCTTTCCTCATCCCACATCAGACGTGgcccttcctcagtttccccacgtggTTCACTCACTGTCTCATGTTCTGGTGGCACTTCACTCTCCTGCTCTTGGATGTGAGATTCTCATGCTGCTCCGTGATTTAGCCCTCTGGCCAAACCAGAGTCCAGAGGccattcccttccctgcccccccgtcCCACACACACTgttggagagggtggggggaacaaAATGCCAACTAAACAAGGCAGACATCCAGCAACCTCATGCCAGCTCTTCCCTTGGTCAATGGGTCCCACACAACGCGCCACCCTCACCAAGCTACAGTTCCCCTTCCGGTCCAGTCCTGGCCTCACGGGTTCATTTGCACTGGGCGAGAGAAGACGGCATGGGGGAGGGGCGTCTGCCCACTGCACAGACGGCGGCAGGGTGAGAATCCCGCCCGTAGCACCAGACCCTGTCCTGGAGGGATGAGAGGGGAGCTGTTTCCGAGCAGGCCAATGGgtgctggctggggagggagggtttgGAGCGGGCACTTTTTCCACTGCGGCCGGGATGGAGACTCATCAAACTTGTCACCTAGGCTGGATCAGAACCGAGAGGCCAAAGAAAGACTCTCTCCTGGCCACCTGTGGTTGCTACTATTGTACTGATGAGTATTGGGTAGGTAGTGCCAAGAAATGCTTGGTCCTTGACACCATGTGGAAGACACGGTTCCTGTCTCAATGGGCTTCCAGTCTGGGGCACTTTTCCCGCTGAGGACATCTACTGATCTCTCCCAGCCTATCTCCCAACCCTCTGAAGGTCTCATTCACCTCtagtgtagcttcattgacttccaggcagctacaccagggatgaatttggcttcaACGCTCATGGGGAGTCTCCTTGTCTGAAGGGAAGGCTGCATAGACAGATGGGAATcaccagactggatcagaactAAGGTCCATCATCCTATTTCTGACCAGTGGCCAGCActggctgcttcagaggaaggtgtaagatcTATACAGTAGGAAGTTATTAAGTCATCTTTTCTAATTGCCATCGGTTAGAGGTTGGTTTACCCCTGGAAACAGGGGGGTTTATATCCCCATAGCTCTTGAGCTCATCGGTATCTTGTGGCCGTAAGTTCCACAGGCTCATTGTGCCAGTTTTAGTGCCAGCTGCCATTCAAAGAAAAGAGAACCTGGTGAACTGGGGGTCTGTGGTGGTTTTGCGTGGGAGCGGGTGGGAATCCCAGTTGAGCCATGCTGGTTTGTAGCATCTGCCAGGGAGGGGGAAACTTTCAAACTGATGGCAAAGTTCAACTGAGCAAAATAAAAACCCAGCTACAGGCTCTGCCAGGTCCACTGGGAAACGGTCGTGCCCAGTTGTGGGTTCTCCCTGGAGGCCTTGATGCCTCTGGAAATGGCAAGGAAAGGAACTAAGATGGATGCTGGATGGACTTAAAAAACTGCAAACGTCTCCCAAACTTTGCTTCCCCAGACCAAGGCAGATCCATGTCTGAGTTACACACCGTGAGATGCGGGGGGCATCCAGGGGGTCCGATGGTTCTGAACTTGGAGCTGGACAGTTACATAAACAAACCTCCATCTCAccagctgcccctcccagccGCCTCCGGGCCAAAGCCCGACTGCCGTGCATTCCCGATGCAGCCCGCTCGGTCGCAGCGGAGGTGCAGAGCGCACTGCAGGTCAGCAGCCATCAGGGTTCTGGAGTCAATAGAAGTCTGGTGCTTgggggcctccgggtcaccagggATCAAGGCTGCTTATTGGATGTTGCATGACACCCGCTCAATACAGGCTGTTGTGTACTCTGCCCTTTACACAACAGTGATAGCACAAAGAAACCACCGGCACAATAGCCAAATAACCATGTTACTAAGAACATACAAGGCCTAGTTACAGGCACGTACATACTGTTGCTCTGGCTGGGTTCTAAAACCTAGAGCCCAGTGAGCACCACTCGAGGGCTCACGGGTTACTTAAAGGGAGACCAACCAATTCTGGTACACTGCACAGTCCAACAGACATGCTGTTCTCcacctctgctccccttcccGCCCAAACCTGCAGGAAGATGATCAGGCCCCAGCATCTGCCTTGGTTTTACTTGCACATAAGGAAGTAAGCTGAGACCCTACAAACTCATTCCTGAGGGGAATGCACCTTGGGGGCTCTGTTTTCCCAAGTCCTTGAAGCTGGGCTGGGCGCTCAGCACGATGGAGCCTGGACTCTGCTGTTAGACTTGGCCTCATCCCGCCATCTCTCGCATCTCTTCTGAGTACGGTTCTGTGGCTCTGTGGTTTCCGTTTTGCAGAGAAAGCACCTTCGTGCTGATCCAAGCAATTTGCTGCTCCCTTCAAAGGCATAAGAGCCCGGCTGCGTTTTTATTTCAGCCCAGTCACACTTTGAGGACACAAGAGATGGAGAGATCCGGCACTgtcctgctggggctgctgctggcgtGTTCCAGCCATGCAGGTAAGTGAATCGCACACCTGGGCCGGCTCTTGTTTCTCCGGCGGGATCTGCACTAGCCATGGAGCTGTGTCAAAGCaacacctcctccccaccccgccccgccccgcccggctcACTCCCTCACCTGGCATTGCACAGGCTTTGGCTACTGCCACAGTCAGATCCAAACCAGGCGCCGAAAGCCTGATCCAGCCACTCTTCTAACATGGGCTACGGCTGAGAGGCAGTGGGCGTACGCGGGGGAGCTGTATTCGACATCATGTCTTCTGGCCTTAGAGATCCCAGGGGCCACACACAGGGGTAGAGATGTGTACGCTCCCTGTGACGCTGGGGGCACAATTTTCTGCTCCCTCCAGGTTTTCCTGCATCCGACTCACCAGCTGTCGGGCGCAGGTCTGTTTCCACCACTCACCGCACCCGTCTCCACGGCTTTGGTTTCTAGACCCTGGTGAACGCTGGACTCCCCTTAGCCAGGTCCTGCATGGACGCACGGCTGGCCGGAATGGCGGCCATCCTCACGATTTTACACGCAGGTCAAATTTTGCCCTGGGTTGCGCCACTTTGCTGGGGTTGAACTTGATGTTCTCGCCGCTCGGCTGGCCCAGCCGCTGTCCCGGAGCAGCGCAGGTACGCTCAGACCAGTGGACAGTGCGAATCCTGACGTCcactctctctctgctctgccaggcGGCAGCAGATAAACTCCGTTTTCTCCCCTTCAACAGGCAAGCAGGATGCTCTGATCCTCGGGGGACACAGAGTGCAGAATCACTCCAGGCCCTACATGGCCATCCTGCAAAGCGAATATAAGAAAATCCTGTGTGATGGGTTCCTGATCCAGCCAGAGTGGGTGATGACCGCAGCCCATTGCAGGAGCCCAAGGTGGGTGTCTTGATCGTTCAGTTGAAGGCTCGTGGGAAATAGGCTCCTTGGGCGCTGTAGGTGTAAACCCACCCTGCACCATGGGCTGCACATAAAGGAAGAACTAGCCCCAATGTGTCCCCTCTTCCTCCATACACTGCACATCCAGGATTCATAGCTGTCTAGCAGGCGTCTCTCTCCCCATGCTCTTACACTGCACTAGTCAGTCATCGCATCTCAAATGAGGAAACCAAGACACAGGGAGGAAAAGTGACTTACTGAAGGGCTCAGCCAGTCGGCCAGTAGCAGACAGGCTGAGAACCCTGGTCTCCTGTTTCTGAGCCCCTCTGCTTTAGACAGAGAACCACGCTGCCTGTCTCAAGGACAGTGCACAGGGTCTGGGTTGCCGCTGATGGCTCTCTGTTCATGGGACTGTTGCTTCCCACAGAAACATGCGAGTCCTGATTGCACTGGGGGTTGAGCTGCTGAGCGACTCATCCAACCACTTATGGGACATCGCAAAGTTTTACCAGCACCCTGATTACAACCCGACCACCTGGGAAAATGACATCATGCTGGTCCAGGTAAGTACCTCCTCCCAGTTCTCACCCAATTCCAGGGAGCCCGGGGTCATCATCACAGTTAAACacaagggctctgtgtgtgtgtgtgtgtgtgtgtgtgtatgagagagagagagagagagagagagagaaagaaagaaagaaagaaagaaagaaagaaagaaagaaaagtctgTGCTATAGTAACTGAGCTTTATTTGATAGCCAGGCTACTCCTGTTGCTGGGATGTCCTAGTTCTTTGGCAGTGGCTAATATTCCAGGGCTGACGAGTTTACACTCCATGGACAGAGGAGCATGTAGCAAAAATGATGAACGGAGAGACCGGGGGGAGTCTCCCCTGGAATTGCCCAATGGGACAATTTGCCTGGCTACTTAACATCTCCAGGGCTTGATTCACCACGCCCCTGCACCTGCTGCAGGCATCGGCACCTGCGCAAAGCGCTACCGAATCGTAGCTCTTTGCGCTGGTGTAAATGACCGTGGGAGTTGCAGGCCAAGAGTGAAACCTGGACCACGGTTTCTAGGTCACTTGACTGCCCTCCCGAGTCGGTGGGAGGTGAACGTCACCCGGTTCAAAGGGGCTCGTGCAAATCATTTAATCGGTTCTTTGCAGACGTGCTATTTCTGACGCTGGGAATGAGGACAAGGGGGCTCAACATCTGCCCTGCTGTGTATGTCCCACTTGCACCTACCTTTTCAGTCTCAGGATGCTCTGGTGTGGCTGACAGCATGCTGTTTGTCGGATATCGCTTTGCAACTCTGCTTTATAACCTGCATTTGACGGGCTACCTGTGACAGGGAGGGGATAAAATTTCAAGCTAAGAAACACACAAATACATAAAGAAATAGATTCGCTGACAATCCAGGCTAGAAAAGTTCTTTCTGCCAGGAGGGACCgaggttttaaaaaatgggagATGATATTTTAGATTGTATTACATCAGTGCCTTGGTATCCGAACGGAGAGCCGTTGTGCTAGGCTCTGCGCAGACAGAGATTGAGAGACACACCCTGCTGGAAGCCCCCACAGTCTaaacaggcaaagggtgggagaggaaatagAGGCTGAAATTATTCTCAAAAGCACTGAAgtccctgggagctgctgggtgttcAGCACGTTTGAACACCAGTTCTCttatttaggcgcctaaatatAGGGATTTGGACTCctagttttttaaaatcttggctctACTTTCCAACagataaaaatgtctgactttccCTCTAGAGGGCACCAGGCTCCATCAAAGGCAGCCACTGTGTatttaaagcagaggtgggcgaAATGTGTATTTCCAGCCAAAGGCCCAAAGGACCTGAAATTCCAGTCTAGGGTCTCTCCACCAAACCCAAAACGCTGGGCCATCACAGGCCCTTTAGCAGACAGGCTAAGATGCTTCCCAGAGCCCTTGTACCCCTTGAGCATTGACTGACAAACAAAAAGGGCATTAGGTCCTGTGCTAAGCAACTGAGTGAAGAAGCATGTGCTGTGAATTCATTCTCCCACTGTCTGCAGCTGAACACCCCTGTTCCCTACGATAAAACAGTCCAACCAGTGAAACTCCCGCAGCAGGACAGGGAGATCCCCAGCACGGCTACCTGCAGCACCGCGGGCTGGGGACGCACCAGGGACGGCGATTGGGACGCACCATGGACACACAGCCCGGTTCTGCAGGAGGTGAACGTCACCCTGGTTCCTAGGGACGCTTGCGCATCACTCCACACACGGAAAATCACCAGGAATATGATCTGTGCTGGGAACAAGGAGCACAACGCCTGCCAGGTACCTTCTTTTCTCTTGCTCACTGAGGAGAGGCTTGATGAGTAGCAGACAGGCTCCAAGGACACAGTTACCAAGGCCACAGTTACCCCAGAAACCCTGGGGAATTTCTTCCCGACGGGGCATCCTGGGTAACTGATTGGCCCCTTACTGTAGTGCAATCAGTCCGTTTCCTGAGTGGTTTAGACCAGGCTGGGCTACAGGCAGACTGTAGGTGATCTGCCTGTGGAACCCACTGCCACAGGATAGCCTCAAGAGCTTAGCAGGCTTCATAAAAGGACTGGACGTTTCTGTGGATAACAGGAATATCCGGAGTTATGATAATATggatttgggggcaggggtggagggatATAAATTCGCATGTTTCAGGGCATGATCCAACCGTTAACTATAAGAGGTCAGGAAGAAAGGCTCCCTGGGGGCCCATTATCTCATAACAACCTACTCCTGGGGTTTTTGCAGCTTCTTAAACCTATAAACAGCTGGCACTGCAGGAGGACAGATCCTGGAgctctggtctgatccagtctggtaatTCCCACATTCGTCATTGAGATCCAGATTTGGCTGTCAGGTCATTGGACTGCAGGCTTCCTTCAGCGAGCGTAAAATGCTGCTAGTCTGATTCGTCAGCCTCTCACCCCCTCTTTGCCCGGGTGCAAGTGACTGGGCGAGAGGCAGGGCGAGAGAATGGCAGACCCACTGAGTTCAAGAGGTGATGCAGCGAGAGGTGGGGGGGCCTAGAGGTGAGGGTGCTAGCTTGGAACGTGGGACTGCTCCTTTTCAGGCTTCCTGTGTGCCTGTGGTTAAATCACTTAGGTGCAgatcaaagggatttaggcacctgaccCAGacgatttaggtgcctaactgcctttgaggatctgggccttgctCTCTTGGGACCTCAGTTCCTCCTCTGTAACCTGGGGACAATAGCATTGCCCTACCTCCCAGAGGGGCAGTGAGGGTAGAGTCATAGAGatagtgaggtgctcagatactgtgataATGGGGCCATAGAAGTACCTAAGGTAGCTGCCCTGAGACATGAGTCAGATCAGGCTTCCGTGGTTCCTGTGCTGTTAACATGCGGCCTGGCTCTCGTGTGTCACGTCTGCAGGGCGACTCGGGCGGGCCGCTGGTTTGCAACGGCGTGGCTGAAGGCGTGGTCTCCTTTGGCAGCAAGCAATGTGGCAAGACCCCAACGGTTTATACCAAGATCTCCAGATACCTGCCGTGGATCAACAAAATCATCAAGTCGGCCAGTTAAAGGAtccggggggaggggattggAGGGGGCTGCTCAACCCCCATCATTCCCAGCCAGCAACATCTCCCTTCTGTGAatcctgccccagcacccccaccagGAATGGCTCCCTCACCCTGCTCCCCCAAGTGCTGCTAAGAACCCCACCCGCACCTGACTCTATTAAGAAAAACACAAGCCGAGAACGTGCTTGCTTTAACCACTTCACTGCTGAACAGGACAGTAGGGGCTCACCCCAGCTGGGTCTGGTGCGCTCTGATGGTGCacaggacccaggcctgccctaaAGGCTGTGAAAGGATTAAATGGGGAAGAGAGGTTTTTACATCTAGATAATCCAGTCTGGGAGAGTAATCCATTTGTTCTCTGTTTAATTCAGTGGTGACAGCGATCAGTGTGAGTTAGTGGCTGCACCACTGGGGATAAGAGCCTACTATAGCTAGCAGGgttattcctttagctcaagcagtggaCACTCTGCCTTTAGCACTAGAGATCAGGGGTTCAGTCCCCAGTGACAACACAAGAGGATGATTGTGTGTCCATACCCCACCTTCCCAATCTCGGCCTGCCCACTGATGCTACCAGAACTGGCCGTTGCCTGACCCATGTTGCAATGGCTAGGAAAGGCTCTGGATTCTTCTCTCCTTTATTTGGCCCATGCAAACT
Coding sequences within it:
- the LOC135894117 gene encoding mast cell protease 1A-like; translation: MERSGTVLLGLLLACSSHAGKQDALILGGHRVQNHSRPYMAILQSEYKKILCDGFLIQPEWVMTAAHCRSPRNMRVLIALGVELLSDSSNHLWDIAKFYQHPDYNPTTWENDIMLVQLNTPVPYDKTVQPVKLPQQDREIPSTATCSTAGWGRTRDGDWDAPWTHSPVLQEVNVTLVPRDACASLHTRKITRNMICAGNKEHNACQGDSGGPLVCNGVAEGVVSFGSKQCGKTPTVYTKISRYLPWINKIIKSAS